The following coding sequences are from one Kallotenue papyrolyticum window:
- a CDS encoding GntR family transcriptional regulator — translation MGAQTPTGRRFQTKQAFVYHTLRAAIMHGEFAPGQRLRTEELAQRLGVSPIPVREALQLLQSERLVELIPHVGARVAPISASSIAEIFAIMEGLERVATRVAAVRLDDAQVKHLSALLTAMDQALQRGHPEQWADLNSEFHLSIAAITAMPLLQELTARILDQWDRLRRHYLRGALAQRLEQAQREHHQIVAAMRARDYACLERLVCEHNRGALMAYTTYLARQAAPAQQTDLVPSEGGASVLISANQAGHN, via the coding sequence ATGGGAGCGCAAACACCCACCGGTCGGCGCTTTCAAACCAAACAAGCGTTTGTCTACCACACACTGCGCGCGGCGATCATGCACGGCGAGTTCGCGCCCGGCCAGCGCTTGCGCACCGAGGAGCTGGCCCAGCGTCTGGGGGTCAGCCCCATTCCGGTGCGTGAAGCGCTGCAACTGTTGCAATCGGAGCGCCTGGTTGAGCTTATCCCGCACGTCGGCGCGCGCGTCGCGCCGATCTCTGCTTCCTCCATCGCCGAGATCTTTGCGATCATGGAAGGGCTCGAGCGCGTCGCGACGCGGGTGGCGGCAGTTCGCCTCGACGATGCCCAGGTTAAGCACCTCTCCGCGCTGCTGACGGCGATGGATCAGGCGCTGCAGCGCGGCCATCCCGAGCAGTGGGCCGATCTCAACAGCGAATTCCATTTGAGCATTGCCGCCATCACGGCCATGCCCTTGCTCCAGGAGCTGACGGCGCGCATCCTCGACCAATGGGATCGCCTGCGCCGGCACTACCTCAGGGGCGCGCTGGCCCAACGCCTGGAACAGGCCCAGCGCGAGCATCACCAGATCGTGGCGGCCATGCGCGCACGCGACTATGCGTGCCTCGAGCGCCTGGTGTGCGAGCACAACCGTGGCGCGCTGATGGCGTATACTACCTATCTGGCGCGCCAGGCGGCGCCGGCACAGCAGACCGACCTTGTGCCGTCCGAAGGAGGCGCGTCCGTGCTTATTAGTGCCAATCAGGCTGGGCATAACTGA
- a CDS encoding AEC family transporter, whose translation MVLLFQVFSEVILPIVVIAGIGYALQSRFALDLSTLNRVSLYCLSPCLLFVTLLRTEVSGGEAARLALLMLLVVICMCAFAYALARLMGLGVAERSGFVLATTFMNSGNYGLPATRFAFGEVGFQYAVIGYLTQALLSQTLAVYVASSGSGNRRAALWQVLRMPMLYAALLALALRMLGIRLDESEGPLALGLYRGLRMVADATLPLLLLILGMQLRRRQPSSTSGPVGVATALRLGASVPIAVVIALLLGLHDLPLRVGVVQAAMPTAVNTTILALEFNAWPHFVSKVVVTTTLGSLLTLTLLIMVLQ comes from the coding sequence ATGGTGCTCCTCTTTCAGGTCTTTAGCGAGGTGATTCTGCCGATCGTGGTGATCGCCGGCATAGGCTATGCTCTGCAGAGCCGCTTTGCGCTTGATCTCTCGACCCTCAACCGGGTCAGTCTCTACTGCCTGAGTCCCTGTCTGCTGTTTGTGACGCTGCTGCGCACCGAGGTGAGCGGTGGTGAGGCTGCGCGTTTGGCGCTGCTGATGCTGCTGGTCGTAATCTGCATGTGCGCCTTCGCCTATGCGCTGGCGCGTCTGATGGGGCTGGGCGTGGCCGAGCGCAGCGGCTTTGTGCTGGCGACAACCTTCATGAATTCGGGCAACTACGGGCTGCCCGCAACGCGCTTCGCCTTTGGCGAGGTTGGCTTTCAGTATGCCGTGATCGGCTATCTGACGCAGGCGCTGTTGTCGCAGACGCTGGCGGTCTATGTTGCGTCGAGCGGCAGCGGGAATCGCCGCGCGGCCCTGTGGCAGGTGCTGCGCATGCCGATGCTCTACGCCGCGCTGCTGGCACTGGCGCTGCGCATGCTGGGCATCCGCCTGGATGAGAGCGAGGGTCCGCTGGCGTTGGGGCTCTACCGTGGCCTGCGCATGGTTGCCGATGCGACGCTGCCGCTTCTGTTGTTGATCCTGGGAATGCAGTTGCGCCGGCGGCAGCCGTCGAGCACGAGCGGTCCGGTCGGCGTTGCGACCGCGCTGCGTCTGGGCGCGTCGGTGCCGATCGCCGTGGTGATTGCGCTGCTGCTGGGACTGCACGATCTGCCGCTACGCGTCGGCGTGGTGCAGGCGGCCATGCCAACGGCCGTCAATACCACGATCCTGGCGCTGGAGTTCAATGCCTGGCCCCATTTTGTGAGCAAGGTGGTGGTCACGACCACGCTCGGCAGCCTGCTGACGCTGACGCTGTTGATCATGGTGTTGCAGTAG
- a CDS encoding tagaturonate epimerase family protein: protein MHRPEEQSVLLRAARLDLAPRSVVVADGVEYGLARLADGDWRLAVLAATPEELHGFAGERSQHEGHALLVGPCHAANAAALRARLAWLQPRVLGLQPSAGLGDRLGLATPGHVRAVRAVGGGIAPIFAQQSIREMQRTGRTPQQVMDDATWGVFAEGWRDGFGADADHLKTLEDVEQCVAAGYTFYTVDPGAYVDDRAASADPPELERLFAALPWDALEDRPADLLRRYADLRLELEGHRVALDQVAARRAAVKYGRAVAHVARMYRHLLAVAGDRPVELEVSVDETTYPTSHAEHVYLASELQRLGVRWVSLAPRYVGRFEKGVDYVGDLAAFEADFAAHAAIARQFGPYKLSLHSGSDKFSIYPIVARQSRGLAHLKTAGTSYLEALRAIAHLEPALFRAIYAFARQQYPTDRASYHVSAELERAPQPEELDDAGLPTLLEHFHAREILHVTFGSVLTARTSTGELRFGARLMQVLQRHPEEYARHLETHFVRHLQPFAAVLHHARQGASGS from the coding sequence ATGCACCGGCCAGAGGAACAGAGTGTGTTGCTGCGCGCCGCGCGCCTCGATCTGGCGCCGCGCTCGGTGGTGGTTGCCGATGGCGTCGAATACGGACTGGCGCGCCTGGCGGATGGAGACTGGCGGCTGGCGGTGCTGGCCGCAACGCCGGAGGAGCTGCATGGCTTCGCGGGCGAACGCTCGCAGCATGAGGGACATGCGCTGCTGGTGGGGCCTTGCCATGCGGCCAATGCTGCTGCGCTGCGCGCGCGGTTGGCCTGGCTGCAACCGCGCGTGTTGGGCCTGCAACCCTCGGCGGGCCTGGGCGACCGCCTGGGCCTGGCCACGCCCGGCCATGTCCGGGCCGTGCGCGCTGTTGGTGGCGGCATCGCGCCGATCTTTGCGCAACAGTCGATCCGCGAAATGCAGCGCACCGGGCGAACACCGCAGCAGGTCATGGATGATGCGACCTGGGGTGTCTTTGCCGAGGGCTGGCGTGACGGCTTCGGCGCCGACGCCGACCATCTCAAAACGCTTGAGGATGTTGAGCAGTGTGTCGCCGCGGGCTATACCTTCTACACCGTCGATCCGGGCGCGTACGTTGATGATCGCGCCGCCAGCGCCGATCCGCCTGAGCTGGAGCGCCTGTTTGCTGCCCTGCCCTGGGATGCGCTCGAGGATCGTCCCGCCGATCTGCTCAGACGCTATGCCGATCTGCGGCTGGAGCTGGAAGGTCACCGCGTTGCACTGGATCAGGTCGCCGCGCGTCGCGCCGCGGTCAAGTATGGTCGCGCCGTGGCGCATGTGGCGCGCATGTATCGCCACCTGCTGGCTGTGGCGGGCGACCGCCCGGTTGAGCTGGAAGTTTCGGTGGATGAAACGACCTATCCCACCAGCCATGCCGAGCACGTCTATCTCGCCTCCGAGCTCCAGCGGTTGGGCGTGCGCTGGGTCAGCCTGGCGCCGCGCTATGTCGGCCGCTTCGAGAAGGGCGTGGACTACGTTGGCGATCTGGCTGCCTTTGAGGCCGATTTCGCCGCGCATGCCGCGATTGCGCGGCAGTTCGGACCCTATAAACTGAGTCTGCACTCCGGCTCGGACAAGTTCAGCATCTACCCCATCGTCGCGCGCCAGAGCCGAGGACTGGCGCATCTCAAAACCGCCGGCACCAGCTACCTGGAGGCCTTGCGCGCGATCGCGCATCTGGAGCCGGCGCTGTTCCGCGCGATCTACGCCTTTGCCCGCCAGCAGTACCCCACCGATCGCGCCAGCTACCATGTTTCGGCGGAGCTGGAGCGCGCGCCGCAGCCGGAGGAGCTGGACGACGCCGGGCTGCCGACGCTGCTGGAGCATTTCCATGCGCGTGAAATCCTGCACGTCACCTTTGGTTCGGTGCTGACGGCGCGCACATCCACGGGCGAGCTGCGCTTCGGCGCGCGACTGATGCAGGTCTTGCAACGCCATCCGGAGGAGTATGCGCGCCATCTGGAGACGCATTTCGTGCGTCATCTCCAGCCTTTCGCTGCGGTGCTCCACCACGCAAGGCAGGGTGCTTCTGGCAGCTGA
- a CDS encoding alpha/beta hydrolase family protein, which yields MPPDDPLAAYRSALMREARRYAMPATVDAPTWQRWRRRLRARLRQHLALPAQRRAPRWSIAATTLHDGYRRSLISFAGASDEDIPAWLLTPAVHDAPRPAVIAVPGHGYGMNELVGLTAEGAPRATPQGYHQDFALDLARHGMVVLVPELRGFGRRRLAADRDGASTRSSCEALARWSLLLGRPLLGDRVADVLGAFELLRGIPQVDARRIAIMGGSGGGAVALLAAALEPRLRAAVIGTYFCTFRDSLLDQRHCLCNYVPGLLRDAEMCDIAALIAPRPLLLIAGTDDPLFPAAGTRAAYAELQHAYRIAQAGERLALDLFAGGHQLRVTPALPFLARWLEV from the coding sequence ATGCCGCCCGATGATCCACTCGCCGCCTACAGAAGCGCGCTTATGCGCGAGGCGCGCCGCTATGCCATGCCCGCCACGGTCGATGCGCCGACCTGGCAGCGCTGGCGGCGACGACTGCGCGCCCGGCTCCGTCAGCATCTGGCGCTCCCGGCGCAACGGCGCGCGCCGCGTTGGAGCATCGCCGCCACCACGCTCCACGATGGCTACCGTCGCAGTCTGATCAGCTTCGCCGGTGCGAGCGATGAAGACATTCCGGCCTGGCTGCTGACCCCGGCTGTGCACGACGCACCGCGACCGGCGGTCATCGCCGTGCCCGGCCACGGCTACGGCATGAACGAACTGGTGGGCCTGACAGCGGAGGGCGCGCCACGCGCCACTCCGCAGGGCTACCACCAGGATTTTGCGCTTGATCTGGCGCGGCACGGCATGGTGGTGCTGGTCCCGGAGCTGCGCGGCTTCGGTCGCCGTCGGCTGGCTGCGGATCGCGACGGGGCATCCACGCGCTCATCGTGCGAGGCGCTGGCCAGATGGAGCCTGCTGCTGGGACGTCCGCTGCTGGGCGATCGCGTTGCGGATGTGCTGGGCGCCTTCGAGCTGCTGCGCGGCATACCGCAGGTCGATGCGCGACGCATCGCGATCATGGGTGGCTCGGGCGGTGGAGCGGTGGCCCTGCTGGCGGCGGCGCTGGAGCCACGCCTGCGCGCCGCCGTGATCGGCACCTACTTCTGCACCTTCCGCGATAGCCTCCTCGACCAACGCCATTGCCTCTGCAACTACGTGCCCGGCCTGCTGCGCGACGCCGAGATGTGTGACATCGCCGCGCTGATCGCGCCGCGCCCGCTGCTGCTCATCGCCGGCACGGACGATCCGCTCTTTCCGGCAGCGGGCACGCGGGCAGCCTATGCCGAGCTACAGCACGCGTACCGGATCGCGCAGGCCGGCGAGCGCCTGGCGCTCGATCTGTTTGCCGGCGGGCACCAACTGCGCGTCACGCCGGCCCTCCCCTTCCTGGCGCGCTGGCTAGAGGTTTGA
- a CDS encoding pectate lyase family protein has translation MRHITQLLTAALLLTGLGLSPVAAGGRDLGREVLGPRDGWAAAEGGTTGGAAAAPEHVAMVSTWAEFRAALGGAQARGDITPRIVYVQGQIDANLTPDGRRLTCEDYADPAYSLEAYLAAYDPATWGRRRPSGPLEEARARSAANQAAQIRQYIGSNVTIVGLGDDARIVGANLVVRDAENVIIRNLELSDAYDCFPAWDPLDGSSGNWNAAYDNLWIANARHVWIDHNTFNDGAHPPATLPTYFGRKYEVHDGLLDITNGADLITVSYNRFENHDKAMLIGSSNTSTVDPGRLRVTLHHNLFRDMGQRTPRVRFGQVHVYNNYYHEPSGAIYSYSWGVGVQSQIYAENNFFALAPTIAPAQVIVDWGGTGLYETGTLLNGRARHNAVSLLAAYNAAHDPDLSGARTWQPMLYERIDPTQAVPALVRAHAGAGRITGR, from the coding sequence ATGCGCCACATCACACAACTGCTGACGGCAGCGCTGCTGCTGACCGGCCTGGGGCTGAGCCCCGTGGCAGCGGGGGGACGCGATCTCGGTCGCGAAGTGCTGGGCCCCAGGGATGGCTGGGCCGCGGCGGAGGGTGGCACGACCGGTGGGGCGGCTGCCGCGCCTGAGCATGTCGCCATGGTCTCGACCTGGGCCGAGTTCCGCGCAGCGCTGGGTGGCGCGCAGGCGCGCGGCGACATAACGCCGCGCATCGTCTATGTGCAGGGCCAGATCGACGCCAATCTCACGCCCGATGGACGGCGCCTGACCTGCGAGGACTATGCCGATCCGGCCTATTCGCTGGAGGCGTATCTGGCCGCCTATGATCCGGCTACCTGGGGGCGCAGGCGACCTAGCGGCCCGTTGGAGGAGGCGCGCGCGCGTTCGGCAGCAAACCAGGCTGCGCAGATCCGCCAGTATATCGGCTCGAACGTCACCATTGTCGGCCTGGGCGACGATGCGCGCATCGTGGGCGCCAACCTGGTGGTGCGCGATGCCGAGAACGTGATCATCCGCAACCTGGAATTGTCGGATGCCTACGACTGTTTCCCGGCCTGGGATCCGCTCGACGGCAGCAGCGGCAACTGGAACGCCGCCTACGACAACCTGTGGATCGCCAATGCGCGCCATGTCTGGATCGACCACAACACCTTCAACGATGGCGCGCATCCACCGGCGACGCTGCCGACCTACTTCGGTCGCAAATATGAGGTACACGACGGCCTGCTCGACATCACCAACGGTGCGGACCTGATCACCGTGTCGTACAATCGCTTCGAGAATCACGACAAGGCGATGCTGATCGGTTCGAGCAACACCTCTACGGTTGATCCAGGGCGGCTGCGCGTGACGCTTCATCACAACCTGTTTCGCGACATGGGCCAGCGCACGCCGCGGGTGCGTTTCGGTCAGGTGCACGTGTACAACAACTACTATCACGAGCCGAGCGGGGCGATCTACAGCTACTCGTGGGGCGTGGGCGTGCAGTCGCAGATCTACGCCGAGAACAATTTCTTTGCGCTCGCGCCGACGATCGCGCCCGCGCAGGTGATCGTTGATTGGGGTGGGACGGGGCTCTACGAGACGGGCACGTTGCTCAACGGGCGTGCGCGGCACAACGCCGTCAGCCTGCTGGCGGCCTACAACGCCGCGCACGATCCCGACCTGAGCGGCGCGCGCACTTGGCAGCCCATGTTGTATGAGCGCATCGACCCGACGCAGGCGGTGCCGGCCCTGGTGCGGGCGCATGCTGGCGCCGGGCGCATCACGGGTCGCTAG
- the uxaC gene encoding glucuronate isomerase gives MMSSTERWRLDPDRCFDSDPARRRVARALYATVRDLPLICPHGHVPPALLADPAARFGSPAELFIIPDHYVTRMLYSQGVAYEDLGVPTRDGTPVARDHRRIWQRFAEHFYLFRGTPTGLWLADELISVFGVEERLTGESAERIYDHLEARLADPSYTPRALLSRFNIALLCTTDAATDTLDHHRALHAQGLTFVRPTFRPDAVVNITAPEWRAQIQRLSEVAGIDVVDYASYIRALEQRRAAFKALGALATDHAAETPATERLTPREAEAIFARALRAQATTEDAQRFTAHMLMEFARMSVEDGLVMQLHIGSLRNHHQALYERFGPDRGADIPVATEWTRNLRPLLNAYGADARFRLILFTLDESTYSRELAPLAGYYPAVLLGPPWWFFDSVNGMRRFLDAVIETAGAYNTAGFNDDTRAFASIPARHDLWRRVTCDWVAGLVVQGLLAEDEGYELARAFAYDLAARAYRVAEADR, from the coding sequence ATGATGTCATCAACCGAACGCTGGAGGCTAGATCCGGACCGCTGCTTCGATTCCGATCCGGCGCGGCGGCGCGTTGCGCGCGCGCTGTACGCGACGGTGCGCGATCTGCCGTTGATCTGCCCGCATGGTCATGTGCCGCCCGCGCTGCTGGCCGATCCCGCCGCCCGCTTTGGCTCGCCCGCCGAGCTATTCATCATTCCCGACCACTACGTCACGCGCATGCTCTATAGCCAGGGCGTGGCCTACGAAGACCTGGGCGTGCCCACGCGCGACGGCACGCCGGTCGCGCGCGACCACCGCCGCATCTGGCAGCGCTTTGCCGAACACTTCTACCTGTTCCGCGGCACGCCGACCGGTCTATGGCTGGCCGATGAGCTGATCTCCGTCTTCGGAGTGGAGGAGCGCCTGACCGGCGAGAGCGCCGAGCGCATCTACGACCATCTGGAAGCGCGGCTGGCCGATCCATCCTACACGCCGCGTGCGCTGCTGTCGCGCTTCAACATCGCGCTGTTGTGCACCACCGATGCAGCGACCGATACACTTGATCACCACCGCGCGTTGCACGCCCAGGGGCTGACCTTTGTGCGGCCTACGTTTCGGCCGGACGCCGTGGTGAACATCACCGCGCCGGAGTGGCGCGCGCAGATCCAACGTCTGAGCGAGGTCGCCGGTATCGACGTAGTCGATTATGCCTCATACATTCGCGCCCTGGAGCAGCGGCGCGCGGCCTTCAAGGCTTTGGGCGCGCTGGCGACCGACCATGCTGCCGAGACACCCGCGACCGAGCGCCTCACGCCGCGCGAGGCCGAGGCGATCTTCGCGCGGGCGCTGCGCGCTCAGGCGACGACGGAGGACGCACAGCGCTTTACGGCGCATATGCTGATGGAGTTTGCGCGCATGAGCGTCGAGGATGGGCTGGTGATGCAGTTACACATCGGCAGTCTGCGCAACCACCATCAGGCGTTGTATGAGCGCTTCGGGCCCGACCGCGGTGCCGATATTCCCGTCGCCACCGAATGGACGCGCAATCTGCGCCCCTTGCTCAACGCCTACGGCGCCGATGCGCGCTTCCGGCTGATCCTCTTCACGCTGGATGAAAGCACCTACAGCCGTGAGCTAGCGCCGCTGGCCGGCTACTACCCGGCGGTGCTGCTCGGACCGCCGTGGTGGTTCTTCGACAGCGTCAACGGCATGCGGCGCTTTTTGGACGCGGTGATCGAAACGGCGGGGGCGTACAATACCGCCGGCTTCAACGACGACACGCGCGCGTTTGCCTCGATCCCGGCCCGGCATGATCTGTGGCGGCGCGTCACCTGCGACTGGGTCGCCGGTCTAGTGGTGCAGGGGCTGCTGGCGGAGGACGAAGGCTACGAGCTAGCGCGCGCCTTCGCCTACGACCTGGCGGCGCGCGCCTACCGCGTGGCGGAGGCCGACCGATGA
- a CDS encoding SDR family oxidoreductase, producing the protein MSVLQELFGLDGQVAIVTGGTGALGSALARGLARAGARVALVARRREPAEALAAELVAAGGAALAVPADVLDRARLEQARDAVLARWGRIDILVNAAGGNLPAATVSAEGSFFDLPCAALEQVVALNLHGTLLPTQVFGAVMAQAGQGCIVNISSMAAQRALTRVVGYGAAKAAVENVTRWLAVELGRRYGAGLRVNAIAPGFFVGEQNRALLLEPDGRLTPRGQTIIAHTPAGRFGEPDDLIGTLLWLCGPGARFVTGVVVPVDGGFSAWSGV; encoded by the coding sequence ATGAGCGTGCTGCAGGAGCTGTTCGGGCTCGATGGGCAGGTCGCGATCGTCACCGGCGGGACGGGCGCGCTGGGCAGCGCGCTGGCGCGTGGTCTGGCGCGCGCCGGAGCGCGCGTGGCGCTTGTCGCGCGCCGCCGCGAACCGGCTGAAGCGCTTGCCGCTGAACTAGTCGCTGCCGGTGGCGCGGCGCTGGCCGTGCCGGCGGATGTGCTGGATCGCGCCCGGCTGGAGCAGGCGCGCGACGCGGTGCTGGCGCGCTGGGGACGCATCGATATCCTGGTCAACGCTGCGGGCGGTAACCTGCCGGCGGCGACCGTCAGCGCCGAAGGCAGCTTCTTCGATCTGCCCTGCGCGGCGCTTGAGCAGGTGGTGGCGCTCAACCTGCACGGCACGCTGCTGCCGACGCAGGTCTTTGGCGCGGTGATGGCCCAGGCCGGCCAGGGCTGCATCGTCAACATCTCGTCGATGGCTGCTCAGCGCGCTCTGACGCGCGTGGTTGGTTATGGCGCGGCCAAGGCTGCCGTCGAGAACGTCACGCGCTGGCTGGCCGTCGAGCTGGGGCGACGCTACGGTGCAGGGCTGCGCGTCAACGCGATCGCCCCCGGCTTCTTCGTCGGCGAGCAGAATCGTGCCCTGTTGCTGGAGCCGGATGGCCGCCTGACACCGCGCGGCCAGACGATCATCGCTCACACCCCGGCGGGACGCTTCGGCGAACCAGACGATCTGATCGGTACGCTGCTCTGGCTGTGCGGGCCGGGCGCGCGCTTCGTGACCGGCGTGGTTGTGCCGGTGGACGGCGGCTTCAGCGCCTGGAGCGGCGTCTAG
- a CDS encoding lactate racemase domain-containing protein codes for MLVGKASTHAPLSESDVLELLARGLAPLALDGKRVLVIIPDSTRTAPIPLLFRQLYALLGDRVARLDYLIALGTHPPMSEAAIERLVGVSAAERAARYPRVAIFNHRWDRPDALTLIGTIGRDETAQLTDGLLADDVPVVLNRLIFDYDHLIICGPVFPHEVVGFSGGAKYLFPGIAGAEIINFTHWLGALVTSMDTIGVKDTPVRRVIHRAAAFVRRPILLLALVLKGATLHGLYIGDYQQAWSAAADLSAQLNVITVARPFRRVLSMPAPIYDDLWTAAKAMYKTEPAVADGGEIIIYAPHITEISYTHGRLIDAIGYHVRDYFLKQWDRFRHVPGGILAHSTHVKGKGSYDAASGIETPRIQVTLATGIPEERCRRVNLGYVDPRTIDPRAWAGREAEGILLVPHAGEMLYRCPALRAAHKP; via the coding sequence ATGCTCGTGGGCAAAGCCTCGACGCACGCGCCCCTGTCCGAAAGCGATGTGCTGGAGTTGCTGGCGCGTGGCCTGGCGCCGTTGGCGCTGGATGGCAAGCGCGTGCTGGTGATCATTCCCGACAGCACGCGCACCGCGCCGATCCCGCTGCTGTTCCGCCAGTTGTACGCGCTGCTGGGCGACCGCGTGGCGCGGCTGGATTACCTGATCGCCCTCGGCACCCACCCGCCGATGTCCGAGGCGGCGATCGAGCGTCTGGTGGGCGTCTCTGCCGCTGAGCGCGCGGCGCGCTATCCCAGGGTCGCGATCTTCAATCATCGTTGGGATCGGCCCGACGCGCTGACGCTGATCGGCACGATCGGGCGCGACGAGACGGCGCAGCTCACCGATGGGCTGCTGGCGGACGATGTGCCGGTGGTGCTCAACCGTCTGATCTTCGACTATGATCACCTGATCATCTGTGGACCGGTCTTTCCCCACGAGGTGGTCGGCTTCTCCGGCGGCGCCAAATATCTCTTTCCGGGCATCGCCGGCGCAGAGATCATCAACTTTACCCACTGGCTGGGCGCGCTGGTGACCAGCATGGATACGATCGGCGTCAAGGATACGCCGGTGCGCCGTGTGATCCATCGCGCGGCCGCGTTTGTGCGCCGGCCGATCCTGCTGCTGGCGCTGGTGCTCAAGGGCGCGACCCTGCACGGGCTGTACATCGGCGACTATCAGCAGGCCTGGAGCGCTGCCGCCGATCTGTCGGCGCAACTGAACGTGATCACCGTGGCGCGGCCCTTCCGGCGCGTGCTGTCGATGCCGGCGCCGATCTACGACGATCTCTGGACGGCGGCCAAGGCGATGTACAAGACCGAGCCGGCGGTGGCCGACGGCGGCGAGATCATCATTTACGCGCCGCACATCACCGAAATCTCCTACACGCATGGTCGGCTGATCGACGCGATTGGCTACCATGTGCGCGACTACTTCCTCAAGCAGTGGGATCGTTTCCGGCACGTGCCCGGCGGCATTCTGGCGCACAGCACGCATGTCAAGGGCAAGGGCAGCTACGACGCGGCCAGCGGCATCGAAACGCCGCGCATTCAGGTGACGCTGGCGACAGGCATCCCTGAAGAACGCTGCCGGCGCGTCAATCTCGGCTACGTCGATCCACGCACGATCGATCCGCGGGCGTGGGCCGGACGCGAAGCCGAGGGCATCCTGCTGGTGCCGCACGCCGGCGAAATGCTCTATCGCTGCCCGGCGCTGCGCGCGGCGCACAAGCCCTGA
- a CDS encoding phospholipase D-like domain-containing protein, which translates to MPSRRRTRRRRAATPPKLTTLIALLVVLLVVWLYQEGYVDRLIERLTGVAPAVEAPELDEGATPDQPRALEPTVPQPSMAPAAAPAPQDQVETEALRGYAGAWYQVYFTKPRYPEGPATRSGGLDETIAADLDAAQRRIDLVVFDLELQRIADALLRAVQRGVQVRVVADRENMENPDMAALIGQLQAAGITVVLDEREAFMHNKFIVIDDAVVWTGSANLTPNDVYRNNNNMLRVADQRLAQNYRAKAEDLLAGGGGPNGGSVLVDPELTLDGARVATMFAPDDPITARIVERLARARRQVEVMAFAFTSDPIADALLAARERGVAVRVVMESRNVRGSGSEFERLQAGSIDIHGDGNCYIMHHKVIVIDGATVVTGSFNFTRSAQEQNDENVLIVDDLSLAARYGEEFERVYAQALQPTRCG; encoded by the coding sequence ATGCCATCACGTCGTCGTACGCGGCGCCGGCGCGCAGCTACGCCGCCCAAGCTCACAACCCTGATCGCGCTGCTAGTGGTGCTGCTGGTGGTCTGGCTCTACCAGGAGGGCTACGTCGACCGGCTGATCGAGCGTTTGACCGGCGTGGCGCCGGCGGTGGAAGCCCCGGAGCTGGATGAGGGCGCCACCCCCGATCAGCCGCGCGCGCTGGAACCGACCGTGCCGCAGCCATCGATGGCTCCGGCCGCGGCGCCGGCGCCGCAGGATCAGGTTGAGACCGAGGCGTTGCGCGGCTATGCCGGAGCCTGGTACCAGGTCTATTTCACCAAGCCGCGCTACCCCGAAGGGCCGGCGACGCGCTCGGGTGGCCTGGACGAGACCATCGCCGCCGATCTGGATGCCGCGCAGCGCCGCATCGATCTGGTGGTGTTCGACCTGGAGCTGCAGCGCATCGCCGATGCGCTGCTGCGCGCAGTGCAGCGCGGGGTGCAGGTGCGCGTCGTTGCCGATCGCGAAAACATGGAAAATCCCGACATGGCCGCCCTGATCGGTCAGCTCCAGGCCGCCGGCATCACGGTGGTGCTGGACGAGCGCGAAGCCTTTATGCACAACAAGTTCATCGTGATCGACGACGCGGTGGTCTGGACCGGCTCCGCCAACCTGACGCCCAACGATGTCTATCGCAACAACAACAACATGCTGCGCGTCGCCGATCAGCGGCTGGCGCAAAACTATCGCGCCAAGGCCGAGGATCTACTGGCCGGCGGCGGTGGTCCGAACGGCGGCAGTGTGCTGGTCGATCCGGAGCTAACCCTGGATGGCGCGCGTGTAGCGACCATGTTCGCGCCCGATGATCCGATCACCGCGCGCATCGTCGAGCGGCTGGCCCGGGCGCGCCGGCAGGTGGAGGTGATGGCCTTCGCCTTTACCTCCGATCCGATCGCCGACGCGCTGCTGGCAGCCCGCGAGCGCGGCGTGGCGGTGCGCGTGGTCATGGAAAGCCGCAACGTGCGCGGCTCCGGCTCGGAGTTCGAGCGCCTGCAGGCGGGCAGCATCGATATCCATGGCGATGGCAATTGTTATATCATGCACCATAAAGTCATCGTCATCGACGGCGCAACGGTGGTGACCGGGTCGTTCAACTTTACGCGCAGCGCGCAAGAGCAGAACGACGAGAATGTGCTGATCGTGGATGATCTTAGCCTGGCGGCACGCTACGGCGAAGAGTTCGAGCGCGTGTACGCGCAGGCGTTGCAGCCGACACGCTGCGGATAG